The Vibrio ishigakensis genome has a window encoding:
- a CDS encoding YcxB family protein, with the protein MSKDFVFNTEYTLDKTFFAECYDQTSRPVRFPHDYLKAVLFLVFGSALVKFELLPSSYVGWFFIVLSFVEALSVYYKRPWWIWRQSIGASAGSKVELQIDSTGVSYKNRNNTNIITWTQIDQVEQSDLGFIFHIGKHRQYISKTCLNEEVIAFIAEQKK; encoded by the coding sequence ATGTCCAAAGACTTTGTCTTCAACACCGAATACACATTAGATAAAACCTTTTTTGCTGAGTGCTATGACCAAACCAGCCGCCCTGTAAGGTTTCCCCATGACTATCTAAAAGCCGTGCTTTTTCTTGTTTTTGGTTCGGCTCTGGTGAAATTTGAGCTTTTACCAAGCAGCTACGTAGGTTGGTTCTTTATTGTCTTGAGTTTCGTTGAGGCTTTGAGTGTTTATTACAAGAGACCTTGGTGGATATGGCGTCAGTCGATTGGGGCTAGTGCAGGTAGTAAGGTTGAGCTACAAATCGATTCAACCGGCGTGAGTTATAAAAACCGCAACAACACCAACATAATCACTTGGACTCAAATTGACCAGGTCGAGCAAAGCGACCTAGGGTTTATCTTTCACATAGGTAAGCATCGTCAATACATTAGTAAGACGTGCTTGAATGAAGAGGTGATTGCGTTCATAGCTGAGCAAAAGAAGTAA
- a CDS encoding polysaccharide lyase 6 family protein codes for MKKAPILLIAGSLLLTGCMSNQGSTELVKKPTLVMVDQGVSIASMQQVLELRESILNAQDGDVISIKAGHYRDLGSVTLTANNVTIKAEQPGTVIFNGSTQFIVKGDNNLIESLVFTDGGPTLSTVSHDANIMGVFGIFGKNNTLNNSVIYKFNDYDYEPDAKGKYPNIRWVTVGGENNKITNNTFEGKYKRGAMLVVATSDKLEKTLIEGNIFKDLTALDIELIENSDPKMVRTNRNDRQAIRIGDSHNSLFESQSVVKNNYFDNISGYVGKNGSGEIELISVKASDVTFDGNTIRNSTSMISLRHGHNNTVTNNVILPGNTANSGGIRIYDENHRIENNYIEGTLGKGTYRGGLVLNTGIIDVANGEELSKDSTEGKTLQKQWTPKDVIVKNNTLVNNTQGIFGSNAVHRVSLTDDTRAETIFPAVDTLFENNLSIAAEANTNAFRQFDGEKFKMVGSEFKNNIFYGQIEGLDEPLPQGISTEKPAMERDEQGLIKAVGTVGATNLTVLTEDMVGSSIEFKS; via the coding sequence ATGAAAAAGGCACCCATTTTATTAATCGCAGGTTCTTTACTACTAACTGGTTGTATGTCGAATCAAGGCAGCACTGAACTGGTAAAGAAACCAACATTAGTGATGGTAGATCAAGGCGTTAGTATCGCTTCGATGCAACAAGTTCTAGAGCTAAGAGAGAGCATCTTAAACGCTCAAGACGGTGATGTGATCAGCATTAAAGCAGGTCACTACCGCGACTTAGGTAGCGTTACCCTAACTGCTAATAACGTAACCATTAAGGCAGAACAGCCAGGAACCGTTATCTTTAATGGCTCTACTCAGTTCATCGTTAAGGGTGATAACAACCTAATCGAAAGCTTAGTATTTACCGATGGTGGCCCAACACTAAGCACTGTTAGTCATGATGCAAACATCATGGGTGTATTCGGCATCTTCGGTAAGAACAACACGCTAAACAACTCTGTGATCTACAAGTTCAACGACTATGACTATGAGCCAGATGCGAAGGGCAAATACCCTAACATCCGCTGGGTTACCGTTGGTGGTGAAAACAACAAGATCACCAACAACACCTTTGAAGGTAAATATAAGCGTGGCGCTATGCTAGTGGTTGCGACCTCTGACAAGCTAGAAAAGACGCTTATCGAAGGCAACATCTTTAAAGACCTGACGGCTCTTGATATTGAGCTAATTGAAAACTCTGATCCTAAGATGGTTCGTACTAACCGTAACGACCGTCAAGCTATCCGCATCGGTGATAGCCACAACTCATTGTTTGAATCTCAGAGTGTTGTGAAGAACAACTACTTTGACAACATCAGCGGCTACGTTGGCAAGAATGGTTCTGGCGAAATTGAATTGATTTCTGTAAAAGCGAGTGATGTAACCTTCGACGGAAACACCATCCGCAACAGTACTTCGATGATTTCACTACGCCACGGTCACAACAACACGGTTACTAACAACGTTATCCTGCCAGGAAATACCGCTAACTCAGGTGGCATCCGTATCTATGATGAAAATCATCGCATCGAAAACAACTACATCGAGGGTACGCTAGGTAAAGGCACCTATCGTGGTGGTCTAGTTCTTAATACCGGCATCATCGATGTAGCGAACGGTGAAGAGCTAAGCAAAGACTCTACTGAGGGTAAAACACTTCAGAAGCAGTGGACTCCTAAGGATGTGATCGTTAAGAACAACACCTTGGTGAACAACACTCAAGGCATCTTTGGTAGTAACGCTGTTCACCGCGTGAGCCTAACAGATGATACTCGCGCAGAGACCATTTTCCCTGCTGTAGATACCCTGTTTGAAAACAACCTATCTATCGCGGCTGAAGCTAATACCAATGCATTCCGTCAGTTCGATGGCGAGAAATTCAAGATGGTTGGTTCTGAGTTTAAAAACAACATCTTCTACGGCCAGATCGAAGGTCTAGATGAGCCACTACCGCAAGGTATCTCAACTGAAAAACCAGCAATGGAGCGTGATGAGCAAGGCCTTATCAAGGCAGTAGGTACTGTTGGTGCAACTAACCTAACGGTACTAACAGAAGACATGGTTGGCTCTTCTATCGAATTTAAATCGTAA
- a CDS encoding methionine synthase: MKTLLPTSTAGSLPKPSWLAQPETLWSPWKLENEELESGKRDALRLSLHEQELAGVDIVSDGEQTRQHFVTTFIENLAGVDFENRKTVTIRNRYDASVPTVVGPVSRLQPVFVEDAKFLRKQTNKPIKWALPGPMTMIDTLYDDHYGSREKLAWEFAKILNQEAKELEAAGVDIIQFDEPAFNVFFEDVNEWGIVCLERAIEGLKCETAVHICYGYGIKANTDWKKTLGTEWRQYEEVFPKLQQSNIDIISLECHNSRVPIELLELIRGKKVMVGAIDVATNEVETPEEVAETLRNALKYVDADKLYPCTNCGMAPLAREVSTAKLNALRAGAELVRKELSLLD; encoded by the coding sequence ATGAAAACACTATTACCAACCTCAACTGCTGGCAGTCTACCAAAGCCGTCATGGCTAGCGCAGCCGGAAACACTTTGGTCACCATGGAAGTTAGAGAATGAAGAACTTGAGAGCGGGAAACGTGACGCTTTGCGCCTTTCATTGCATGAGCAAGAACTGGCTGGGGTTGATATTGTTAGTGACGGAGAACAAACGCGTCAGCACTTTGTCACCACATTCATAGAAAACCTAGCCGGTGTGGATTTCGAAAACCGCAAGACCGTCACGATACGCAACCGCTATGATGCGAGTGTCCCAACCGTAGTGGGGCCAGTGAGTCGACTACAACCTGTTTTTGTCGAAGATGCTAAGTTCCTGCGAAAGCAAACCAACAAACCAATTAAGTGGGCCTTACCAGGGCCGATGACGATGATCGATACCCTTTACGATGACCACTATGGTAGCCGAGAAAAATTGGCTTGGGAATTTGCCAAGATCCTCAACCAAGAAGCTAAAGAGCTAGAGGCCGCAGGCGTTGATATTATTCAATTTGATGAACCAGCGTTTAACGTCTTCTTTGAAGACGTAAACGAGTGGGGGATCGTCTGTTTAGAAAGAGCCATCGAGGGCCTTAAGTGCGAGACCGCAGTCCATATTTGCTACGGGTATGGCATTAAAGCTAATACCGATTGGAAGAAAACCCTAGGTACCGAATGGCGTCAATATGAAGAGGTATTCCCTAAGCTGCAACAGTCGAATATCGATATCATTTCTCTGGAATGTCACAACTCTCGCGTGCCTATCGAGCTTCTAGAGCTTATCCGCGGCAAGAAGGTAATGGTCGGTGCCATAGATGTCGCTACTAATGAGGTCGAAACTCCTGAAGAAGTAGCCGAAACTCTTCGAAACGCACTTAAGTATGTGGACGCAGATAAGCTGTATCCATGCACAAACTGCGGTATGGCGCCTCTTGCAAGGGAGGTTTCAACGGCTAAGTTGAATGCGTTAAGAGCCGGTGCTGAACTGGTTCGAAAAGAGCTATCTCTATTAGATTAA
- a CDS encoding DUF1852 domain-containing protein: MKNDLTFAINSITFDENYQPSDSTRITTNFANLARGDSREQNLRNALRMIDNRFNALANWDNPQGDRYSVELEIISVDLDIKGSGEAFPSIEVLKTNILDRKTNERIEGIVGNNFSSYVRDYDFSVVLLEHNKNQTRFSVPDNFGDLHGKLFKHFIQSDSYKQHFKKRPVICLSVSDNKIYQRSENHHPVLGYEYLPNESSLTEQYFQKMGLQVRYFMPPNSVAPLAFYFFGDLLNDYTNLELISTISTMETFQKIYRPEIYNANAAAGKRYQPNLNNSDHSLTQIVYDREERSQLAKEQGKFAEETFIKPYHAVLEQWSANYA; the protein is encoded by the coding sequence ATGAAGAACGATTTAACCTTTGCTATCAACAGCATCACCTTTGATGAGAACTACCAGCCATCGGACAGCACCCGTATCACCACTAACTTTGCCAATCTTGCGCGTGGTGACAGCCGAGAGCAGAACCTACGCAATGCACTACGCATGATAGATAACCGCTTTAACGCTTTAGCCAACTGGGATAACCCACAGGGAGACCGATACTCTGTTGAGCTGGAGATCATTTCTGTTGACCTAGATATTAAGGGTAGTGGAGAAGCATTCCCATCAATAGAGGTGCTGAAAACCAATATTCTGGATCGAAAAACCAACGAGCGTATCGAAGGTATTGTTGGAAATAACTTTTCTTCTTATGTACGTGATTACGACTTCAGTGTTGTGCTTCTTGAACACAATAAGAACCAGACTCGGTTCAGTGTTCCAGACAATTTTGGCGATTTGCATGGCAAGTTGTTTAAGCACTTTATCCAGTCAGACTCTTACAAACAGCACTTTAAAAAGCGCCCAGTCATTTGCCTGAGTGTTTCGGACAATAAGATCTATCAACGCAGTGAGAATCATCATCCTGTATTGGGCTATGAATATCTGCCTAACGAGTCTTCTTTGACCGAACAGTACTTTCAGAAGATGGGGTTGCAGGTTCGCTACTTCATGCCGCCAAATAGTGTTGCGCCGTTAGCTTTCTATTTCTTTGGTGACCTACTTAACGACTACACCAATCTTGAGCTGATCAGCACTATCAGCACAATGGAGACCTTTCAAAAGATCTACCGCCCAGAGATCTATAACGCTAATGCAGCGGCGGGTAAGCGCTATCAACCAAATTTAAATAATTCGGATCACTCACTGACCCAGATTGTGTATGACCGAGAGGAGCGTAGCCAACTCGCGAAAGAGCAGGGCAAGTTTGCTGAGGAAACCTTTATAAAACCATACCATGCAGTGCTTGAGCAGTGGTCAGCTAACTACGCGTAA
- a CDS encoding aminotransferase-like domain-containing protein, which translates to MTRYQQIAQQIVEQIENGVWRVGDKIPSVRASCQNFSASNSTVLKAYQILESQGWITAKPQSGYYISSRSSLSAGEFNTSQNSVSFKDKLLQFLKASNSDTALPFSSAFPDPTLFPMADLAKSLSNAAKKLNPSQNRLHMPPGNPDLRRQIAQRYTKRGVHIGHQDIVITSGAMESLNLSLQAVTQPGDKVMVETPVFYGALQIIERLGLVPVEVFIDKHHGLDIEQMESVLTEHDIKACWLMSSFNNPTGLSLSDDKKRAIVELANQHDFYIVEDDAYGELQFAEGCSPKSIKAFDSEDRVLSCSSFSKSLCPGYRLGWLINGRFNDEIQKIQLLSTLSTSAPIQAGLAHYLTYESYDNHLRKLRKELHLRYIALRDYLLSILPTSTVLSEPEGGYFIWLYLPKSLDMADLKQQMSEYEWSLALTELFVPREELSSEEALHGLRLNFSYSLTNERKNALLHLSKVIAKMSETVR; encoded by the coding sequence ATGACTCGCTACCAACAAATCGCACAACAGATTGTCGAACAAATAGAGAATGGGGTGTGGCGAGTTGGAGATAAAATTCCTTCGGTGAGAGCGAGTTGCCAAAACTTTAGTGCAAGTAATAGTACGGTTTTAAAAGCCTATCAGATACTCGAGTCTCAAGGATGGATAACGGCGAAGCCACAATCCGGCTACTATATTTCTAGCCGATCTTCCTTATCCGCAGGTGAGTTCAATACTTCCCAGAATAGTGTATCGTTTAAGGACAAACTGCTTCAGTTTCTTAAAGCGAGTAACTCTGATACTGCCTTGCCATTCAGCTCCGCCTTCCCAGATCCTACTCTGTTTCCCATGGCTGATCTTGCTAAGAGTCTAAGCAACGCCGCCAAGAAATTAAATCCCTCTCAAAACAGACTGCACATGCCACCTGGTAACCCGGACCTTCGCAGGCAAATTGCTCAGCGCTATACAAAGCGTGGTGTTCATATTGGACATCAAGATATTGTCATTACATCCGGAGCTATGGAGTCTCTGAACCTGAGTCTGCAAGCGGTTACTCAGCCAGGTGATAAGGTGATGGTTGAAACCCCTGTGTTTTACGGCGCACTGCAGATTATTGAAAGGTTAGGGCTAGTTCCTGTTGAGGTGTTTATCGATAAACATCATGGCCTAGATATAGAGCAAATGGAGAGTGTGCTGACCGAGCATGACATAAAAGCATGCTGGCTGATGTCTTCATTCAATAACCCGACTGGGCTGAGTTTATCTGATGATAAAAAGAGAGCCATAGTGGAGCTTGCTAATCAGCATGACTTCTACATTGTTGAAGATGATGCTTATGGGGAATTGCAGTTTGCTGAGGGGTGCTCTCCCAAATCCATAAAAGCGTTTGATTCGGAGGATAGGGTACTGTCTTGTAGCTCTTTCTCTAAGAGTCTTTGTCCGGGTTATCGGTTGGGGTGGCTGATCAATGGACGCTTCAACGATGAGATCCAAAAGATCCAGTTACTATCGACGCTCTCTACCAGTGCTCCTATTCAAGCAGGGTTAGCCCATTACCTTACTTATGAAAGCTACGATAATCACCTTCGCAAACTGCGCAAGGAATTGCACCTTCGTTACATCGCTCTTCGAGATTACTTGTTAAGTATTTTACCAACTAGCACAGTGCTGAGTGAGCCAGAAGGGGGATACTTCATTTGGTTGTACCTACCAAAGTCACTGGATATGGCTGACCTTAAACAGCAAATGTCGGAATACGAATGGTCCTTGGCGTTAACGGAGCTGTTTGTGCCTCGCGAGGAACTATCGAGTGAAGAAGCATTGCACGGATTGCGGCTAAACTTTTCTTATAGTCTGACAAATGAACGTAAGAATGCACTACTTCATCTATCAAAGGTGATCGCAAAGATGTCGGAAACTGTTCGGTAA
- a CDS encoding hybrid sensor histidine kinase/response regulator, with translation MSDSKQWTMKGLLLLGGAGIVFLIFAFLITNMLLNQQQDRLNQLQVSISQSSNQMLMLRRHEKDYIARLDSKYRTKLHTEAELLKQRLIDIEMMIKEVGVDSAFSSLDSINAVNNYLESFDDIADTLMRIYGQDKTDGLVDDLQKESIRFQRLILRESNSALNQQMLVIQESMFNLFRDLSSENKQQVDSDLQKLKQLILEVPDSLVLEEEHAQFDDAFLALHNEIESFGYDHNSGQLGAMRETIHGVEHQLEALYVNVPKLIISKLEMFRLYYYAIAALLCLSIVVVIALVIRSITKLETGLVTSQKRERDANKAKSSFLANMSHEIRTPLNGIIGMTDILNESRLSPVQKDYLTTINSSSQTLLMLINDILDLSKIESGNLEVCPHTCAIKEVIFDTAALIAPKAQQKNVKIKIEMDEDIPGYVRADEQKLRQVAMNLASNAIKFTEAGAVTFKLKVENRSSDKVSLYFAVKDTGIGIDESKHDQVFEEFKQESSQTSNEFGGTGLGLAISTKMIEMMGSKIELTSAKGLGCEFYFTLELELEPEQQGSKPLSYNLPQVIYCSEKPSKILIHELNFYHYPLEVVHTIEEILPHISAKAIIILDGTIDISYCTEKYSDNIVIVVRDNSEEKVDFGDSVAGYITLPLLGHRLDHLLKTIQPTQKQVADAPKTKRTSEGMILVVEDNKVNQQVVAVNLKKLGIDYKIANNGAEAVSLYKEHYEQIALILMDCMMPVMDGFEATSTIRAFEKMESLDETNIIALTASILDDDIQRCFDSGMNDYLPKPFRKAVLVEKLEKNIAFQSSASQPSKNETATSTVTRIHGS, from the coding sequence ATGAGCGATTCGAAACAGTGGACGATGAAGGGGTTATTGCTATTAGGAGGGGCAGGGATTGTTTTCCTTATTTTCGCCTTTTTAATAACAAATATGCTGCTCAATCAGCAGCAAGATAGACTCAATCAGCTCCAGGTTTCTATTTCTCAATCGTCTAACCAGATGTTGATGTTACGCCGTCATGAAAAGGACTACATTGCTCGTTTGGATTCAAAATACCGCACTAAACTTCACACCGAAGCCGAGCTATTGAAACAGCGTCTTATTGATATCGAGATGATGATAAAAGAAGTGGGTGTGGATTCTGCTTTTAGCAGCTTAGATTCAATTAATGCAGTAAATAACTATCTTGAGAGCTTCGACGATATTGCTGACACCTTAATGCGCATCTATGGTCAGGATAAAACGGATGGGCTAGTGGATGACCTGCAAAAAGAGTCCATTCGCTTTCAAAGGTTAATCCTAAGAGAGAGTAATTCAGCGCTGAATCAACAAATGCTAGTGATACAAGAGAGCATGTTTAACCTGTTCCGAGACTTGAGTTCTGAGAACAAACAGCAGGTCGATAGTGATTTGCAAAAACTTAAACAGCTGATTCTGGAAGTTCCTGATAGCCTAGTGTTAGAAGAAGAGCACGCACAGTTTGATGATGCCTTTTTGGCATTGCACAATGAGATAGAGTCTTTTGGTTATGACCATAACTCTGGCCAATTGGGCGCCATGCGAGAAACCATTCACGGGGTTGAGCATCAGCTTGAAGCGCTATATGTGAATGTGCCTAAGCTTATTATCTCCAAACTAGAGATGTTTCGTCTCTATTACTACGCCATTGCCGCCTTGCTTTGCCTGTCTATTGTTGTGGTAATTGCACTTGTAATACGCTCTATCACTAAGCTAGAAACGGGCTTAGTTACTTCTCAAAAGCGAGAGCGAGATGCGAACAAAGCGAAAAGCTCTTTCCTCGCGAATATGTCACACGAGATCCGCACACCGCTTAACGGGATCATCGGCATGACCGATATACTCAATGAGTCTCGATTATCACCGGTGCAGAAAGACTATCTCACCACGATCAACTCGTCATCTCAGACTCTTTTGATGCTGATAAACGATATCTTAGACCTCTCTAAGATTGAGTCCGGCAATCTTGAGGTCTGTCCCCACACCTGTGCTATCAAAGAGGTTATCTTTGATACTGCTGCTTTGATTGCGCCTAAAGCCCAACAAAAGAACGTTAAGATTAAGATAGAGATGGATGAGGATATTCCAGGTTATGTTCGGGCGGATGAGCAGAAACTAAGGCAAGTTGCGATGAACCTTGCTTCAAACGCCATCAAGTTCACTGAAGCGGGTGCCGTGACCTTTAAGCTTAAGGTCGAAAATCGAAGTAGCGACAAAGTCTCACTCTATTTTGCGGTCAAAGATACAGGTATTGGCATCGATGAGAGCAAGCACGACCAAGTGTTTGAAGAGTTCAAGCAAGAGAGCAGCCAGACATCCAACGAATTTGGCGGTACTGGACTAGGGCTCGCTATCTCTACCAAAATGATTGAGATGATGGGGAGTAAGATAGAGCTAACCTCAGCTAAAGGTCTGGGATGTGAATTTTACTTTACCCTAGAGTTGGAGTTAGAGCCGGAGCAACAGGGTAGTAAGCCTTTATCTTATAACCTTCCACAGGTGATCTACTGCAGTGAAAAACCGTCTAAGATATTGATTCATGAGCTCAACTTTTATCACTACCCGCTCGAGGTGGTGCACACCATAGAAGAGATCCTCCCGCATATTTCTGCCAAGGCGATTATCATCCTTGATGGCACTATTGATATTTCGTACTGCACAGAAAAATATTCAGACAACATAGTAATTGTGGTGCGAGATAACAGTGAGGAGAAGGTCGACTTTGGTGACTCCGTTGCAGGCTATATAACCTTGCCTTTGCTTGGTCACCGTTTAGATCACCTACTAAAAACCATACAACCGACTCAGAAGCAGGTTGCCGATGCCCCCAAAACGAAGCGTACTAGTGAGGGCATGATTTTGGTGGTTGAAGACAATAAGGTAAACCAGCAGGTAGTCGCGGTGAACCTAAAGAAACTGGGCATCGACTACAAGATTGCCAACAATGGTGCTGAAGCGGTTTCACTTTACAAAGAGCATTATGAGCAAATAGCCCTGATTTTAATGGATTGTATGATGCCGGTTATGGACGGTTTCGAGGCCACATCTACCATTCGAGCATTTGAAAAAATGGAGTCGCTTGATGAAACCAATATCATTGCGTTGACCGCCTCCATTTTAGACGATGACATTCAGCGCTGTTTCGATTCGGGTATGAATGATTATCTTCCTAAGCCATTTAGGAAAGCAGTGCTGGTGGAGAAATTGGAGAAGAACATTGCCTTCCAATCCAGTGCTTCCCAACCTTCTAAAAACGAGACAGCAACAAGTACAGTAACACGCATTCACGGTAGCTAG
- a CDS encoding murein L,D-transpeptidase catalytic domain family protein, which translates to MENTAQENKIEAKYHTIGLEKVMDFELFKDAYQAYKATDGAKKPVLTIIDYNRPSTEDRFFVIDLEKEKLAFKTHVAHGVNSGGKTATEFSNTVSSRQTSLGVFLTNETYYGKHGYSLRLDGLSKGMNDKARERAIVIHAAEYATQDFINKHGYLGRSWGCPALSPEINKDVIDMIKGGSVIYASA; encoded by the coding sequence ATCGAAAACACAGCCCAAGAAAACAAAATTGAAGCTAAATATCATACCATTGGTCTTGAAAAGGTAATGGACTTTGAGCTTTTCAAAGATGCCTACCAAGCGTACAAAGCGACGGATGGCGCGAAGAAACCAGTATTGACCATCATTGATTACAACCGTCCGTCAACTGAAGACCGTTTCTTCGTTATCGACCTTGAAAAGGAGAAACTGGCATTTAAAACGCACGTAGCTCATGGTGTAAACAGCGGTGGCAAGACAGCAACCGAGTTTTCTAACACAGTAAGCTCACGCCAAACTTCTCTGGGTGTGTTTCTCACTAATGAAACCTACTATGGCAAACACGGCTACTCTTTGCGTCTAGACGGCCTTAGCAAAGGTATGAACGACAAAGCTCGCGAGCGTGCTATCGTGATCCATGCCGCAGAGTACGCGACGCAAGATTTTATCAATAAGCATGGTTATCTTGGACGCAGTTGGGGCTGCCCGGCACTTTCTCCTGAGATCAATAAAGACGTTATTGATATGATCAAAGGCGGCAGTGTTATCTACGCCAGCGCTTAA
- a CDS encoding ferredoxin reductase family protein, whose product MNRNLKLCLSLVIVTLLIPLTILQVNLPTLEWPMFWQVRTYLVNYSGIASMILMSLCVILSVKHWPLEKYLKGLDQQYRLHKYLGISSVFTALFHWLAFLSDDFAMDMGFVVPKDETFPFWKFIDVLGDPAQLIGEYGFYFSAAFVLIAWIKKFKYNVFQFTHKLFPYLYLALVLHMLMFFEASMWLSGVGVILAVVSALATIGCLITILGYNGKTKHHVAHIQAVKPITNGLDVILKVDDFSFHPGQFAFVGFGDTEKPHPFSIASPQQQSSEVRLLIKSSGDYTESLKDKLEVGQEATIEGPYGCFSFYDNCKQQIWIAAGIGIAPFLSAIESVGKSKQVTLFYSYREIDTELLDELKSRAIQAGVRLYLRDTSADGRFNQLEIVDSVIEPSRCSVWFCGPSKLGTELEKAFNHVNAFHRELFEFR is encoded by the coding sequence ATGAACAGAAACCTGAAGCTCTGCTTGAGCTTAGTCATTGTTACCTTATTGATTCCGTTAACCATATTGCAGGTTAATCTTCCAACCCTTGAGTGGCCTATGTTTTGGCAGGTGCGTACGTACCTTGTGAACTACTCTGGTATCGCATCCATGATACTCATGTCTCTATGCGTCATTCTGTCGGTGAAGCACTGGCCTTTAGAAAAGTACCTTAAAGGCTTAGATCAGCAGTACCGGCTACACAAATATCTTGGCATATCTTCAGTTTTCACGGCTCTTTTCCATTGGCTTGCCTTTTTAAGTGATGACTTTGCAATGGATATGGGCTTTGTGGTTCCAAAGGATGAGACCTTTCCTTTTTGGAAGTTCATCGATGTTCTAGGTGATCCTGCGCAACTAATAGGGGAGTATGGCTTTTATTTCTCAGCAGCGTTTGTTCTGATCGCGTGGATAAAAAAGTTTAAGTACAACGTCTTTCAGTTTACCCACAAGCTATTTCCCTATCTCTATTTAGCACTTGTTCTGCATATGTTGATGTTTTTTGAAGCGAGTATGTGGCTCTCTGGTGTGGGTGTCATTCTTGCGGTCGTAAGTGCGCTGGCAACTATCGGCTGTCTTATCACTATCTTGGGTTATAACGGAAAAACTAAGCACCATGTGGCGCACATACAAGCGGTTAAGCCAATCACTAACGGACTAGACGTTATCCTGAAAGTTGATGATTTCTCATTTCATCCGGGACAGTTTGCCTTTGTCGGTTTTGGTGATACAGAAAAACCGCATCCATTTAGCATTGCCTCCCCGCAGCAACAAAGTAGTGAGGTTCGCCTCTTGATTAAGTCGAGCGGTGATTACACTGAATCCCTAAAAGATAAACTTGAGGTTGGGCAAGAGGCAACAATCGAGGGGCCTTATGGATGCTTTAGCTTTTATGATAATTGCAAACAGCAGATATGGATTGCTGCAGGTATTGGTATTGCGCCATTTCTCAGTGCTATTGAAAGCGTGGGTAAAAGTAAACAAGTGACGTTGTTTTATAGTTATCGAGAAATAGATACTGAATTGCTTGATGAGCTAAAGAGTAGGGCGATACAAGCAGGTGTTAGGCTCTATCTACGAGATACCTCAGCGGATGGTAGATTTAATCAGCTAGAAATAGTGGATAGTGTTATCGAGCCGTCTAGGTGCAGTGTCTGGTTTTGTGGGCCAAGCAAACTAGGCACGGAGCTTGAGAAGGCCTTTAATCATGTGAATGCCTTTCATCGGGAACTGTTTGAGTTTAGATAA